One Branchiostoma floridae strain S238N-H82 chromosome 1, Bfl_VNyyK, whole genome shotgun sequence genomic region harbors:
- the LOC118424549 gene encoding uncharacterized protein LOC118424549 — protein sequence MMALNPAQTDGMGGHVDICICPDCTEDLTTLAERITANHLANISRAAHKCREQVEDLDAFSDFPSPKDAKVVQMVTEKTMKPSLEIMLAIVYRANTRSTSVHRRRKKEQNSFARYQLGGVPVCALSMFFCNICMYEPALAKMGEFAPQLLSLYQVMLTAALEHPELTELNHRGLFRAKDEEDNDSSDSSSDDDDNDLDFVPWLVLWGIHNTLTTMKARRLLAMLGEGHPKLPSFGHLLIQMLQKDNVVTTWFGLRMALYVAEVGGPDCVAKLEALGMKEAVQTILDKARSYWQENTGLKHKESDFVSCLLRHASLVTWELQEPGKVNYYKSQSRLDRLATKHDHDDCIFSPQMLREDGLILDAVCSSPICFNSEKDAPARFGACERCRMARYCSVECQRIHWFDSHKEFCCNKKDILASFRQTIKTSVDSK from the exons ATGATGGCACTAAATCCAGCTCAGACGGATGGCATGGGAGGCCACGTGGACATCTGTATCTGCCCAGACTGCACGGAGGACCTGACGACACTTGCGGAGCGAATTACCGCTAACCACCTCGCCAACATTAGCAGAGCCGCTCACAAATGTCGGGAACAGGTGGAGGATCTGGACGCGTTCTCGGACTTCCCGAGCCCAAAAGACGCAAAAGTCGTTCAGATGGTCACAGAGAAGACGATGAAGCCATCTCTAGAGATAATGTTGGCGATAGTTTACAGAGCTAACACCAGGAGCACCTCCGTACACAGGAGGCGCAAAAAAGAGCAGAACTCCTTCGCGAGGTACCAGCTTGGAGGCGTTCCCGTGTGTGCTCTATCCATGTTCTTCtgtaacatttgtatgtacgAACCCGCACTTGCAAAGATGGGCGAGTTCGCTCCCCAACTACTCAGTCTCTATCAGGTCATGCTGACTGCCGCGCTAGAGCATCCGGAGCTGACGGAGTTAAACCACCGCGGCCTGTTTCGCGCCAAAGACGAGGAAGACAACGACAGCAGTGACAGCAGTAGTGACGACGATGACAACGATTTAGACTTTGTGCCGTGGTTAGTCCTGTGGGGCATCCACAACACCCTGACGACCATGAAGGCTCGCCGTCTGCTCGCCATGCTCGGCGAGGGACACCCCAAACTGCCGTCCTTCGGGCATCTCCTGATCCAGATGTTGCAGAAAGACAACGTCGTCACCACCTG GTTTGGTTTGAGAATGGCTCTGTACgtagcagaggttggtgggccGGACTGTGTCGCCAAACTGGAAGCGCTTGGCATGAAGGAGGCTGTACAGACTATCCTGGACAAAGCTCGCAGCTACTGGCAAGAAAACACGGGCTTAAAACACAAAGA ATCTGACTTTGTGAGCTGTCTACTTCGCCATGCTTCCCTCGTGACATGGGAGCTACAGGAGCCAGGCAAAGTCAACTACTACAAGTCGCAAAGCCGCCTGGACCGGCTGGCGACCAAACACGACCACGACGACTGTATCTTCTCCCCGCAGATGCTTCGAGAAGACGGCCTGATCCTGGACGCGGTGTGTTCCTCTCCCATCTGTTTCAACAGTGAGAAGGACGCGCCCGCCAGGTTCGGGGCATGCGAGAG ATGCCGCATGGCGCGCTACTGCAGTGTCGAGTGCCAGAGGATCCACTGGTTTGACAGCCACAAGGAATTCTGCTGTAACAAGAAGGACATTCTAGCCAGTTTCAGACAAACCATCAAGACTAGTGTAGACTCCAAATAG